Proteins encoded within one genomic window of Paenarthrobacter sp. JL.01a:
- a CDS encoding ABC transporter permease: MATNTTPPPTARKPFRSLPGAVTSLRTFVSSLGSKGYLPAVGAIVLLVGSALSQHFMTSRNLISVLITASVVSILAVGQYLVIVTGGIDLSVGAVAAVSSVIVGLALQQGTPWPVALLLALLTAGLIGIFNGLMIVYGGITPFIVTLAMMSIARGVAYMLQTGRQVAIEDQGFLAAFTANLGPMPAPVMIALLVTIVFAVVMAQTRFGRRLFALGGNAEAARLSGLPIKRDIIGAYCLSSLLAGLGGVMIAAQLTEGSAIIGEGYELNAIAAVVVGGASLFGGTGDPISAVLGGLIIAVILNIMDLLGIQAQPQLIVKGAVILLAVLFTSGVGNKLPGALRKVLFQQRYTGLPAHEATPAGAETANQKEDANARH; encoded by the coding sequence GTGGCTACCAATACCACTCCCCCGCCGACAGCACGGAAGCCATTCCGGAGTCTGCCGGGCGCCGTTACCTCGCTCCGCACCTTCGTCTCTTCGCTCGGCTCAAAGGGATACCTGCCGGCCGTGGGCGCCATCGTCCTTCTGGTCGGTAGCGCCCTCTCCCAGCACTTCATGACCTCACGGAACCTCATATCGGTCCTGATCACCGCATCTGTGGTGTCCATCCTTGCCGTCGGGCAGTACCTCGTCATTGTCACCGGTGGCATCGACCTCTCGGTAGGCGCTGTTGCCGCAGTATCATCGGTGATCGTCGGGCTGGCCCTTCAACAGGGCACACCTTGGCCAGTCGCCCTCCTCCTGGCGCTCCTCACTGCCGGCCTGATCGGAATATTCAATGGCCTCATGATCGTCTACGGCGGCATCACGCCATTCATCGTGACGCTTGCCATGATGAGCATCGCCCGGGGCGTGGCCTACATGCTCCAGACGGGCAGGCAGGTAGCCATCGAAGACCAAGGTTTTCTAGCCGCCTTCACCGCCAACCTCGGCCCGATGCCCGCACCGGTCATGATCGCCCTTCTTGTGACCATCGTCTTCGCGGTGGTCATGGCCCAGACACGCTTCGGTCGAAGGCTGTTCGCCTTGGGTGGGAACGCAGAAGCGGCCCGGCTGTCCGGGCTTCCCATCAAGCGGGACATCATCGGCGCCTACTGCCTGTCCTCCCTTCTGGCCGGTCTGGGCGGCGTGATGATCGCCGCACAGCTCACCGAGGGAAGCGCCATCATCGGTGAGGGCTACGAGCTCAACGCAATTGCCGCCGTCGTAGTTGGCGGGGCCTCGCTCTTTGGCGGGACCGGCGACCCCATCAGCGCCGTCCTGGGAGGCCTGATCATCGCGGTGATCCTGAACATCATGGACCTGCTGGGCATCCAGGCCCAGCCCCAACTGATTGTCAAGGGCGCTGTAATCCTCCTGGCGGTCCTGTTTACCAGTGGGGTGGGTAACAAATTGCCCGGAGCCTTACGAAAAGTTCTCTTCCAGCAGCGCTACACAGGCCTGCCCGCACACGAAGCAACGCCGGCCGGCGCTGAAACCGCAAACCAGAAGGAGGACGCGAATGCCCGCCACTAA